The Flavobacterium johnsoniae UW101 genomic interval AGCACCTGTTAAGATTTCTGAAAGCGGTAAGTTTTCGATTTTATTGTTTAATGTTGATCCATTCACATCAACATTCCAGCTGAAATCTTTTTTATCGATGATTTTAGAACCCAGCATAATCTCAATACCTTTATTAACGATTTTACCGTCAATATTTGTCCAGATAAATTTTGTCTGGCTCAAAGGAGTCGAAGGTATATACAAAATAGCATCTGTAGTTGTTTTATTAAAATAGTCTACAGTTCCATAAAATTTATCATTCCATAAATTAAAATCAAGACCTAAATTGTATTGTGTAACAACTTCCCATTTTAAATCTGGATTTGCTGTTCTCGAAACAGAAACACCATTTACAAGATTTAAATCATTATACAAATAATATCCGTCCGGGCCAGCCAAAGAGTAACTTGCCTTAGTTTGTTTATTTGGTACTTCTTGATTTCCTGTTTGTCCCCAGCTTGCTCTAAGTTTTAGGTTATTGATTGTTTGAGAATCTTTTAGGAAATTTTCATTAGAAATATTCCATCCCAAAGCAAATGAAGGGAAATAACCGTATTTGTTATTATCTCCAAAACGTGTAGAACCATCAGCTCTCATAGAAGCTGTCAATAAGTATTTATTGTCAAAACTGTAATTTAATCTTCCAAAATAAGATTGCAATTCGTTTTCCTGAGCATAACCTGTTGTACCAGACTGAGTTCCTGCAAAACCTGGGTTAATAGATGGTTTTACACCAACTCCCTGCGTAGAAATTCCGTCGATACTGAAACTTGTTCCTGATCTTTCAAATTTTTGATAAGAGAATCCGCCAAGAACTTCAAATTTATGCTTGTCTAATGCTTTACTATAAGTTAGATAATGTTCAATCAATGAATTTTTTGAATCAAGATTGTTTTGAACATATTTACCTTTTGGATTTAAATCGGTAAGGTTTGGATAAATTGTAGTATTTCTTTCTGATGTAGAGCGGTCAATACCAAGATTTAATTTATATTCTAATCCGTCGACAATTCTAAAAGAAGTCTCTAAGTTTCCAAGAACTCTTAAAGTACGCGTTTGATCTTCATAAATGCTTAATAAATAAGCAGGATTGTAATGCGCGTTCATGTTAAAGTTCGTGTAGTTTCCATTGGCATCAAATACAGAACGAGTTGGATTTGCCATTAAAGTATGAACGATTAATTGTCCGTTAGAACCTCCGTCATCACTTGTAGGAACTCCGTCGTCTGTAGTCTGGCTGGCAGTAAGATTCATTTTTAGTTTCAAACGTTTGTTATCCAAAAATGATTCAGCTGCGTTAATTCTACCTGAAATACGTTTGAAATTACTATTACGGATAATTCCTTCCTGATCCATTTGTGCCATAGAAGCATAATAGTTTCCGCTTTCAGTTTGTTTAGCAAATGACAATGAATTATTTGTTGTAATTGCCGATCTAAAAATTACATCCTGCCAGTCTGTGTTGCCTCCGTGGTCAAAAGCAGGATCTTTAATTGCATTTCTATATTCACCAGCGTTTAAAACATCTAATTTGTGGGCTACAGTAGAAACTCCCATATAAGAGTCAACAGTAAGCGTTCCTTCTCCTTTAGATCCTTTTTTAGTGGTAACCAAAACAACTCCATTAGATCCTCTCGCACCATAAATAGCTGTTGCAGAAGCATCTTTAAGAACTGTAATCGATTCGATATCGCTTGTATTTAAAAAGTTTAATGGATTTTTTGCAGTTGAACTTCCAAATCCTACATTTGTTCCTGACGGGCTCACATCATCATTAGTCAGAGGCATTCCGTCTACAACAAATAAAGGCGTACTTCCGCTTCTAATCGATCCAACACCTCTAATAGTTACGTTTACT includes:
- a CDS encoding SusC/RagA family TonB-linked outer membrane protein, producing MYFKPSYLNLKSFIFLVLALLTIESGFSKTISLKKSKIENKIEKATLVSIFSKLSQQTDYKFSYGQAVIADNTTYTVNFTGESVTSILSDLSKKANFNYNINGKLVLIQKTAAQKTVNTKAADKIRVKGKIVDENKVPIPGATVIETGTSNSTVTDFDGVFELSVGDGKTIEVSYVGYKTKSLPAQASFMTIQLEPSTAELNEVLVVGYGKQSKKDVTGAVTQLEAANFKQGVNVSVDNLIQGKVAGVRVVNTSGEPGAGVNVTIRGVGSIRSGSTPLFVVDGMPLTNDDVSPSGTNVGFGSSTAKNPLNFLNTSDIESITVLKDASATAIYGARGSNGVVLVTTKKGSKGEGTLTVDSYMGVSTVAHKLDVLNAGEYRNAIKDPAFDHGGNTDWQDVIFRSAITTNNSLSFAKQTESGNYYASMAQMDQEGIIRNSNFKRISGRINAAESFLDNKRLKLKMNLTASQTTDDGVPTSDDGGSNGQLIVHTLMANPTRSVFDANGNYTNFNMNAHYNPAYLLSIYEDQTRTLRVLGNLETSFRIVDGLEYKLNLGIDRSTSERNTTIYPNLTDLNPKGKYVQNNLDSKNSLIEHYLTYSKALDKHKFEVLGGFSYQKFERSGTSFSIDGISTQGVGVKPSINPGFAGTQSGTTGYAQENELQSYFGRLNYSFDNKYLLTASMRADGSTRFGDNNKYGYFPSFALGWNISNENFLKDSQTINNLKLRASWGQTGNQEVPNKQTKASYSLAGPDGYYLYNDLNLVNGVSVSRTANPDLKWEVVTQYNLGLDFNLWNDKFYGTVDYFNKTTTDAILYIPSTPLSQTKFIWTNIDGKIVNKGIEIMLGSKIIDKKDFSWNVDVNGSTLNNKIENLPLSEILTGAISGPGQSGVNANIYKSGYAAGSFYLLEHTGFDQNGANVFKDQNGDGKIDNSDRIIIEGALPTFYYGFNSDMRYKNFTFSFSIIGQTGGYLLNNTGLNALNINNLASDRNVATGYYESGANPANSPILSTLFLEKSDFIRLNAARIGYNFDLKGLNWINGLTLYVTGNNLITITNYTGFDPLVNTPKATDGNQSIGIDYAAYPTSRTFSFGATLKL